The segment GGCCGAAGCCCGCAAAAGCCTTGCGGCCTTGATGGATCGGCCTGCCTTCCGAAACCTGCAGGCCGTATCCCGGGGGCACGTTCATGCGATCTGGCACCAATTCTATGGCACACCATTCGACTTCGTCGCGATCCAGAAATTTGCTGCCTGGTTTCATCCTGATCTTTTCCCTGATCTGGACGCAAATGCCACGTTCCGCGAAATGTACGAACGCTTCATGCCCTTTGCCTACGAACCGGGCTATTTCATTTCACTGGATACCGTGATCGACCATGATGGACGTCAATAACAACGGCTAGTTTGCTGGAACGGGTTTTGATCGGCGGGGCAGACCCGGATCAATCCCCGTTACCAGGGCATGTCTCCGTCAAGGTATAGACCGCATAAGTCATCGCCCCGACAAGCACAACCGCACCCGCCTGATGCGCCACACCCAGCGGCAACCACACAACACTCAGCAGTGTTGAAATCCCCAATGTCACCTGAAGGCAAACCGCCGCCAGCACCAGATGGGTGGCAAGGCGTTGTTGTGGCGTCAGGTCCCATTTCCCGGCACGCCACCAGAACAGGATCACCATGACAAAGGTCAGTTTCGCGAGCCACCGGTGATCCCACTGCACCGTCATATGGTCCTCAAACGGTGCCAGCCATGCCGGGCTATAGACAAACAGCCCGTCGGGGATCAGTTGCCCGTCCATCAGCGGGAAGGTGTTATAGGTATGCCCGGCATTGATCCCGGCAACAAAGCCGCCCGAAAGGGCGGCAAACACGATCAGCGCCAGAAGCTGCCAGCCGCGTTTCGAGGCATGGGTTGCCATCCCGCGCGGGGCATATTGGTTAAACCCGACCCACATCAACGCGATGAAAATCACCAGCGCCAGACCGAAATGCGCGGTCAGGCGGTACTGGCTGACATCGGGGCGGTCGACAAGGCCGCTCATGACCATGTACCAGCCCATCGCACCCTGCAAACCGCCAAGGATGAACAGGCCCCAAAGCTTCCACTTGGTCGCGCCATCAATGGATTTTTTGGCAAGGAACCAGACGAAGGGCACAAAGAACACAACGCCAATCAACCGGCCCCAAAGCCGGTGAATGAATTCCAGCCAGAAGATCGATTTGAAATCCTCGACCGACATCCAGGCATTGATCTTCTGGAATTCGGGATACTGGCTGTATTGCTGATAAAGCGCCATCCAGTCCGCCTCGTTCATTGGCGGGATGATCCCGGTAAAGGGCCGCCATTCCACAATGGAGAGCCCGGACTCGGTCAGCCGCGTCAGGCCGCCAATCACCACCATGATGAACACCATGGCCGCCACAAAAAACAGCCACATCGCAACATTCCTGTGCGGGGTGGGGGCGACGGAACCGGTGGCAGGGGCGGGGGATGATACGCTGCTGGTTTGCTCAATCGAGGACATCGGCGGGATCTCTTTGTCATGCGAAGCGCTTAATTTCGCGCCCAATATAGGGTGAAATTTCAAAAAGTGCAGGAAAAGCTTCACCGCAACGTTTCTGCGTCCGATTTCTACGTCCGGCATCGGGGCCGGATCATGGATTTATTAACGCAATAAATAGTGTTCTATAAATATAAAACACATAAAAAATGTATTGAATTATCCGATATACACACCCATAGTCTTAATCAACCAACAGAAACTTTCTTTTGAGGATCGACGATGTTTCCCATCAATCTGGACCTTGCGCGGCTTTCGGTCGCGCTGGTGGGCAACGGTCAGGCAACCCTGAACCGTTTGCGCCAGCTTGACGGTGATGGGGCGAAATACGTCACCGTTTATGCCGAAGACCCGATTGCCGAACTGGTGGACCAGGCCGGCGACCGGCTGCACCGCTATCTCCCGAATTCGGCCGATGTCAACGCGGCCGCGATCATGTTTATTGTTGATTTGCCGCATGAAAAGGCCGCCGAACTGGCCGCCATCGCCAAGGCCGTCGGCACGATCGCCAATGTCGAGGACGTCAAGGAATACTGTGATTTTTTCTCGCCGGCGCGGGTCACGCGCGGTGATCTGATGATTACGGTGTCGACCAACGGGCACAGCCCGCGACTGGCCGGCCGTATCCGCCATGCGATTGAAAACTGGCTGGTGCCCAAATGGGATCAGCGCCTGCGCGAGCTTTCCGATCAGCGTGAAAAATGGAAGGCCGACGGGGCGGATATGAAACAGCTTCTGAAAATGACGGACGATTATATCGACCGTCGGGGATGGTTGTGATGACAGTCATGCGCGAAGAAGACATTGTCACCGGCGGCTCGATGTCGGTCGAGGAGGCCGAAGTCCGCGCGGCTGATCTGCTGTCGCGATACGGCCACTTGCAGGGCATTTCCCTGATCGAGCCGATGGTGCACGAGGAATTCAATGGCAAAATCACCATGACCTCGTCCTTCGGGACAGAGGCCGCGGCACTGCTCGCGCTTGTGTCCGAGGTCGACCCGAACCTGCCGGTGATCTTCCTTGATACCCGCAAGCTGTTTGGCGAAACCCATCGCTATCGTGAACAGCTCGTTGATCAGCTTGGCCTGACCAATATCCAGATCATGCGCCCGGATGAAACGCTTCTGGCGGCGGACGATCCCAACGGCATGCTGTTTGCCACGGATACCGCCAAATGCTGCTATCTGCGCAAGGTCGAACCGCTGCAACGTGCGCTTAAGGGCTATGACGCGTGGCTGACCGGGCGCAAGCGTTTCCATGGTGGCGAACGCGGGCAACTGCCCGTGATCGAAACCGCCGGAACCCGGATCAAGATCAATCCGCTGGCGGGCTATAACCGGTCTGACATCGAAGATATCTTTGACAACCGCGCCTTGCCACACCATCCGCTGGAAGCCGAAGGTTTCCTGTCCATCGGCTGCATGCCATGCACCGATCGCGTTGATCCCAATTCAACCGATGTCCGTGCCGGTCGCTGGGCCGGACAGGACAAGACCGAATGCGGCATCCACTACATCATCTGAAAATCAAAAGCCCGGTCCTTGTGCCGGGCTTTTCAGATTGCGGGCAAAACATTCCCAATCAGCATTCCCAAGCAGATCGTCATTCCCGCGAAGGCGGGAATCCAGTCTCTTCCAATCGGGCATGGATTCCGGGTCTACGCTGCGCTTCGCCCGGAATGACGATTTGATCAATCACCAGGCCAATCCAGCCACGCTGCCCCCGGCATCACCAAACGCCACCGACCGGACGGACCACGCCCCGGACGGTCCCCGCGGCCCCGAACGACGCTCGCTCTCGGTTGCCCCAAAACGCACCTCACCCCAAGGGCAACAACGTTGCCGCATGGCAGACACACAAATCCCGCCATCGATCACCGGCCTGTCGGCATCTCCGAACGATCCATCGGCCCGCTGACAACCGATCCTGCTTGCCACCCCGGCAACCCGGCCAAACGATCCCGTGCCGACCCAATCCGGGCGCAATTCGGGCCCGCTGATTCTCGGCATTGTCACGCTTCACCGACCGAACTGGCCCCGGACTTGGACTGAGCTGGACCTAACCAGCTTCGCCTCGCCCCGGCTCTCGCTGCCTCGTTCAAACACCCTTGCCCCAAGGGCACATTTCTCCCGTCATGATAAACACCCGTTTTCGTAAATTTTCCGCGGCCTCACGGCCCAAACGCACAACCGCCGTAATGACTTTTCCATGCGCCAATGGCGTCCCTTTGACGACGCCGCCCCCGCCATTTCATCCCGTCAGATCGCTGCCCCATCATCATCCCATTCCTGTTTTTGCCGCCCGAAACGCAAAAAACCCACAAAAGCGAATCACGCTTTGCGGGTTTTGTCTCCGGACCCATTTGTCCTGTTGACTTTATCTTTATGCCACAAGAAAAAGAACAAATCAAGAACTATTTTCAAGAATGATGGAAAAAATTCCCATCAAAAGCTCCTGGCAGAAACTTATTTTGACAAATTTTATATGTTTCTCAATGCATTAGACGGTATTTCCGTTAAATCGTAATGCCCTGAAGTTTGCGAAACAGCGTCACCGCATAGCGGTCCGTCATGCCGGAAATGTAATCCATCACCCGCATTATCCGGGCATAAAGCCCGTCGGCTTCCGAAAGCTTGCCCGACAGAAGCTTGTCGATCCGGTCGGCCTGCGGCGGCAGGCGTTTGCCATGTTTCTGATGTTCTTCAATGTCAATCGCGGCCCGGACAAAGCTGTCAAGCAGGCCATTGATGACCTCGAACCCGGCCATTTCAATCGGCAGGACATGCGGCGCATTATAAATCCGTTCAACCGCCAGCATCTTGCAGTTTTTGGCATCCTTGCCAAGCGGCGTATTGGCCAGCAGATCGCCTTCCAGCGTGCCCGAAAGCAACGCATCCTCATGCTCGATAAAGGCATCAACCGCCGCCTTCACCAGATTGCCAATCGCCTTGCCACGCAAAAAGCCGATCCGGTCATCTTCGGATTTTTCGGCATACCATGGCTCGGCCCGCAGATCGGCCCAGCGTTTTTCGGCGTCGCCTTCATATTTTTCCGGGTGGCGGGCAATCGGGGCAAGGGCGCGTTCGACCTGCTCGAAACTGACACAGTTAAGCTCCCAGCCATCTTCAAGATCGACCACCGAATAGCAAATATCATCGGCCGCCTCGACCAGATAGACCAGCGGATGGCGTCGCCACGCGCCGTCAAACCCGTCAAGCGGTGATAGTCCGCAGACATTGGCAATCGCATGGGCGATGTCGCGCTCTGCCTGATAATATCCGGGCTTTTTGAGGCCGGTATACTCGCGACGGCGCGCATCGGGGACCGATGTGCTGCGCGGATATTTGATGAAGCTGCCGAGCGTCCCGTAAGTCAGGTTAAGCCCGCCGTCAAACCGCTTCATCTCAAGCTGGCTGATGATGCGCAACCCCTGCGCATTCCCCTCGAAATGCCGTAAATCTTCAAGCTCCGGTCCGGTCAACCGCCCGGTCAGTTCTTCCTTGGCAAGGCGCGATGTGGTGAACCATTCATTGATCGCATCCTCGCCCGAATGGCCGAATGGCGGGTTGCCGATATCATGCGCAAGACACGCGGCCTGCACCATGTAACCGATATCGGCAATGGTGATCGGGCTTCCTTTGGGCAGATGCTTGACGATATGCGCACCGGCCATAAGCCCCAGCGACTGCCCGACCGATCCGACCTCGATCGTGTGGGTCAGGCGGGTATGCACATGGTCATTTTCCGAAAGTGGGTGGACCTGTGTCTTGTTCTGAAGACGGCGGAACGAGGATGAAAAAATGATCCGGTCGACATCGATCTGGAACGGGCTTCTGCCATCCGGGCTTGGATGCGGATCGCCATCGGGCAGGCGGATTTTGCCATCCCGAAAATCAAGCCGGTGTGGTGAAAGCAGATTTTCCCAGCGCATTTTGGCCGGTTGCATCGAACCCATGGCGATGCGACTCCCTGTCCGTGTCGTGTGTGCGTCCGCAAACCCGACTTTAACGGGGGTGGGAGTCGGGCGCAATCGGGCAAAACCGATTGCGCCAAATCAGTGTGATCTTATCCGAAGAACCAGCTTTTCGGATTATCAATCGGGCTGCCGTTAAGGGCGCGCAAAACGCCAATCACGTTGCGTCCGATAAACCACGCGGTGGTATAAAGCGCCATCAGCCCGACAATCGCCCAGCCCAGAAGTGGCACCCATCCGATCACGAAGGTGAAGAAGCCCAGAATGATCGCATAAAGGATGCTGATCCAGAATGTGCGGATGATGAATGTGTAATGGCTGTTGGCCCAGTGATCATCATCCTCGCGCGCGACATAGGCAATAATCAGCGCGATCAAACCGGTGGCAAAGACGGTAAACAGGGTCGCGATCATCAGGCCGTAGCAGACGACAGCCGTATTGCCGCCGCGCGTATCTGCATATTGCGGGGCATTGTCAAACGATGCGTCCTGACCTGTCATCCGGTCACTCATGGGCGTTGTTCCTGTGTTGTGTGTCGTGCAGGTTTACTTGCGCGATCATTCTTCTGCATATAGCGACAAAGTTGCAATTCGCAAAGGCCCTTACCCGGTTGAGCGTGCTGATCCTATGGCCGCAATCCATCGGTAATCAACCGCAGGCCAAGCGCGCCAAGCACCAGCCCCGCAAAGCGGTCAATCCATGTTTTCCCTCCAAGATAGGCACGTTTGGCATGCCGCCCCGAAAACACAATGGCGACAATGGCATACCATCCGGCCTCGATCATGAAAATCAGCGGCGGCAGGATCATCAACATCCAAAGCGGCGGATTGGCAGGCAAAAGGCTTGCAAAAATACTGGCATAGACAATTGCGGTTTTCGGATTGCTGATCTGGGTCAGCATCGCCAGCCCGAATGATTTCCTGAATGATTTATGTGCCGGTCGCGGGGGTATTTCCTGTGGTCCGGCATTCATCGCCGCCGTATCCATGATCAGGGGTTCTGACGCATGGCGCCATATCTTGATGCCCAGAAACACCAGATACGACCCGCCGGCAATTTTAAACACCAGATAAAGCCAGCTTACCTGCGATAAAAGCGCCGTCAGGCCAAGCACAGCAAGGCTGGCAAATAATGCCCCGCCAACCCCCATGCCAAGGCTTGCCGCCAGTCCATCACGGCGCGATGACGTCACCGCAATCCGGCTGACCATCACAAAGCTCGGTCCCGGACTGACTGCCCCGATCAAAAGGGCGCTTAGGATTCCAAACAGAACAAGACCGTCATGCATGGCAACCTCTTGTGCCTTGGAGGGGAAGGACCGCCAGATTGCCAACAATGATATCACAGTCCGGTGAAAACGGAATTTTTCTCGGCTTTTGCCTCGACTCTTGTGAATTCCGCCTTACATTTGGCGCCATATTACCAAATGACCAAGAATAAGGAATTCCGCATGTCGGACTATGATTTTGACCTGTTTGTCATCGGTGCCGGATCGGGCGGCGTGCGGGCCGCGCGCGTTGCATCTGGCTATGGCGCAAAGGTCGCGATTGCCGAGGAAAGCCGCGTTGGCGGCACCTGTGTCATTCGTGGCTGTGTGCCCAAAAAGCTTCTGGTTTACGGCGCACATTTTGCCGAGGATTTCGAAGACGCGGCGGCCTATGGCTGGACCCTTCCGGGCGAGCCCAGCTTTAGCTGGAAAAAGCTGATCGCCAACAAGGATGCGGAAATTGATCGCCTGAATGGCATCTATCACAAGCTTCTGGCCGGTTCGAACGTCAAGCTGTTCGAACATCGCGCAACCTTCAAGGACGCCCATACCGTTGTTGTGGGGGGCGAGGAAGTCACCGCCGAACGCATCCTGATCGCGGTTGGCGGTCATCCTACGCTGCCCGACATTCCGGGCATCGAACATGCGATTTCCTCGAACGAGGCCTTTCACCTCGAAGACCTGCCAAAACGCATTGTCGTGGTTGGCGGTGGTTATATCGCGGTTGAATTTGCCGGGATTTTTGCCGGGCTCGGGTCGCGCGTCACACAGCTTTATCGCGGTGATCAGATTCTGCGTGGTTTTGATCACGATATCCGCAACCATCTGGCCGAGGAAATCGTCAAAAAGGGTGTCGATCTGCGCTTCAACACCAATGTCACCGCGATTGAAAAGCAGTCCGATGGCAGCCTGAAACTGACCCTGACGGGCGGGGGCGACATGGAAGTCGACGCCGTGATGTTCGCCACCGGTCGTGCCCCCAATACCAAGGGCCTTGGGCTTGAGGCTGTCGGGATCGAAACCAACGATAACGGTGCGGTCAAAATCAACAAGGGCCTGCAAACCAGTGTTCCGAACGTCTATGCGGTTGGTGATGTGACCGACCATGTGCAACTGACCCCGGTCGCGATCAAGGAAGGCATGGCCTTTGCCGATACCGTCTTTGGCGGCAAGCCGTGGTCGATGTCCTATGCCGCGATCCCGACCGCCGTCTTCAGCCAGCCCCCGGTCGGGACTGTTGGTCTGAGCGAGGAAGAGGCACGCGCAAAGGGCGGACCGGTTGAAATCTACAAATCAACCTTCAAACCGATGCGCCATACCCTTTCGGGTCGGGATGAAAAAACGCTGATGAAACTCGTCGTCGATAAAACCACCGACGTCGTCCTTGGTGCGCACATGGTCGGCCCCGACGCTGCCGAAATCATTCAGGGCATCGGCATCGCGGTGCGCCTTGGCGCAACCAAGGCCCAGTTCGACCAGACCGTCGCGGTGCATCCGTCGGCAGCGGAAGAATTCGTTACCATGCGCTTCCCGGTAGCGGATTAAACATAGAGCATAACTACCTGCACCCTGTCAGATGCAATCATGAAGGCAGTGTCATTTTGGCACTGCCTTTTGTTTTGTTTGGACTTCTCACAAGAAATTCCGGGTTCCGTCTTCATTAGGCGTGTCGCAGGCAAGTTTAACAAAAATGTTGGCTTGTCGTTGTGCCGCTTACAACTCTATGAGGATTGTAATGATCTCTAAATTCGGAATGAAGAAGGCCTTCGTCGCAGTTTGGATGTTGCTGGCAGCAATAGCCACTGTTTCTCAGCCAGCATTTGCCTACTACGGCCCGAATGACTTTGCAGGGATTAATTGCAGCAATGCAATTGATCCCGACGAGGTGCGTTTCAGTCAGGATAGTATCTCGCGGAACTTCTCAGACGGCCAGACAGTTCAAAGTCTGATTGATGGTCTCAACAACGGCACCGTAACAGCAGCAGATGTTCCACCAATTCGTTTGGTGAAGGTTGATCCGTCACAGGCTGTTCGCAATGGTGGTCATGTCGTTGCCGCGGGCGTTTATACGCTTGATAATCGTCGACTGTATGCCTTCAAACAGGCTGGGGTGAATATCCGCTGCACCAAAGTAGATCCAATTCCTAATGATCAGCGGTTCAAATTCACGACGGATAATGATGGTACGGCAATTGTCGTCCGCTAATGCTATCCTGCGCAGGAGTAATTGCACTCTTGCGCAGGTTTCAGTTTACCTAAAATCAGGAGAAGAAATTGTCTGATGATGAACTAATTGATCTAGCTCATAGGGTGCGAACCAAAAAAGATTTTTTGAGCTTTATGTTGGAGCTGCAAAAAAACTATGGCGTCCAGGACGGCACTTGGGAAAACGATAACCTACGTGCTTATCTGGAAGGCTTCCATGGATATGCTGTTGATACCGTCGATATAACGATTCTGTCTAATGAAGGTCATGAGTTGCTAAGCTGGCAGCGGCTTGCCGAGATGATGCTGGCGGCTCGGGTATACGAGTAACCTGTTAACTAAAACGCCAGCGGCGCATTATCGACGACCTCTTTCATCACGAAAAATGTTCGCGTTTGCCGGACACCGGGAAGCGCGATCAGTTGGTCACCATGCAGGTGATTGAAGTCCGCCATGTCGCGGACCCGGATTTTCAGGAAGTAATCGAAATCCCCCGCCACCAGATGGCAATCAAGGATGAAGGGCAGTTTGCGGCACGCGGTTTCGAACGCGGCGAAGCTGTCTGGCGTTGATCGGTCCAGCACCACGCCAACCATCACCAGTGCGGCGCGATCCACCTTGTCCGGGGCGATCTGGGCGCGGATGGAGGTGATATATCCTTCCTCGAACAGGCGTTGCATCCGGCGGTGGCAGGTGGCCGGGCTGACATTGACCCGTTTGGCGATATCGGCATTACCCATCCGCCCGTCAGTTTGCAGCAGGCGCAGAATCTTTTGATCAATGCGGTCTATCGGGGCGGCATTCGCGGGGCTGGCAGGCTGCGTCATGAAAGAACCTTCCGGAATTCTGTAAGTTTTCGAAATTCTAGGCACATTTTTTCATATGATGAAAGCTTCGCGTGAAAAATTGGCACGAAGTTCGAGCGCACCTTTCACGCGCTTGGCGCTAGCATTTCCCCTTCATGAGGTTCGTTTCCCATGTCGTTCTGCAAATCAGGGAGTGCGCGATGCGCCTGGATAAATTTGAAAAATACAAACTGACCTTTGGCCCGACCCCGATCGAGGCCCTGCCGCGTCTTTCCGCCCATCTTGGCGGCGATGTCGAACTTTATGCCAAGCGCGAAGATTGCAATTCCGGTCTTGCCTTTGGCGGCAATAAAGTCCGCAAGATGGAATATATCATCCCCGATGCGATCAAATCCGGGGCAGATACCCTTGTCACCATCGGTGGTGTGCAATCCAACCACACAAGGCAGGTCGCGGCCATCGCCGCCAAGATCGGCATGAAATGCCGTCTGGTGCAGGAAAGCTGGGTGCCGTTCAATGACGCGGTTTATGACCGGGTCGGCAACATATTGATGAGCCGCGTCATGGGGGCGGAGATCGAACTGGTCGACGAGGGTTTTGATATAGGTATCCGCGAAAGCTGGGAAGCCGCCCTTGAGGATGTGAAGGCCAAGGGTGGGGTGCCTTACCCGATCCCCGCCGGGGCATCGGTGCATAAATATGGCGGGCTTGGCTTTGTCGGCTTTGCCGAGGAAGTCCGCGCCCAGGAAGCCGAACTTGGCTTTAAATTCGATTATGTCGTGGTCTGCACCGTGACCGGTTCCACCCATGCTGGCATGGCGGTCGGTTTTGCCGCCGATGGTCGGGCCGATAAGGTGGTCGGCATTGATGCATCCGGCACGCCCGAACAGACCCGCGCACAGGTTCTGGCGATTGCCCAGAAAACAGCTGATCTGGTCGAACTTGAAGGCGGTATTTCTGATCGGGACCTTACCCTGATCGAAGATTACGCCTATCCGGCTTATGGCGTACCGTCCGATGAAACCAACGAGGCGATCCGCCTGTGTGGCCGTCTCGAAGGCATGATGACCGACCCGGTTTACGAAGGCAAATCGATGCAGGGCATGATCGATCTGGTCAAAAAGGGCTATTTCCCCAAGGGGTCGAAAGTCCTTTACGCCCATCTTGGCGGTGTGCCTGCGATCAATGCTTATAGCTATCTGTATCGCAACGGCTGATTGCTGCTGCGCAAAGCCTGCACCCGCACCACGCCGTCATTCCCGTTCTGGCGGGAATTTGGTCTCCCACAGCTCTCCCTAGAGGACGGGGTGGTGCAAACGCAAAGGGGAAGCCGTTATGGCTTCCCCTTTGTCGTTTCTGTTTCTATCGGCTTTGGTGATCCTACCGTCCGGTAATCCCCGGGAAGATGATCAGAAGGGCCACGGCCAGCACCTGCAGGCAGATGAACGGCACCAGCGCCTTGAAGATCGTGCCAAGCGTTATATCCGGTGGTGCCACCGATTTCAGATAGAACGCGGCGGGCCCGAATGGCGGGGAAAGGAAGCTGACTTGCATGTTCATCGCAAACAGAACCCCGAACCACACCGGGTCATAGCCAAGCTGTTTGATGATCGGCACAAAGATCGGCATGGTCAGAAGCGCGATCCCGACCCAGTCCAGGAACATGCCGAGCACAAACAGGATCAGCATCATGAACAGGATGATGATCGTCGGATCATCGGAAATGCCGGTGATCAGGGCCGATACGAACTTAATACCGCCCATCAGGTTGAACACCCCGACAAGGGCCGATGCGCCAATCCCGATCCAGACGATCATGCCGCAGGTCGACAGCGTCTGAAGCGATGCGGCCTTAAGCATCGAGAGCGAAAACTCGCGCCGAACGATGGTCGATGCAACCACACCGGCAACGCCAACGGCGGAGGCTTCGGTGACCGATGCAATCCCGCCATAGATCGAGCCCAGAACGCAGATCACAACAAGGATCGGCAGGAACAGACCCTTGAGAAGGCGTATTTTTTCCTCGGTCGGGATTTTTTCGGTGCGCGGCGGCGGGGCGATGTTATCGCCGGTGTAGCTTCGGAACAGCACATAGGCGACATAGAAACCCGCCAGCATGAAACCCGGAATGAAGGATGCGGTAAACAGATCGCCGATTGATACGTTCGCGGTCAGGCCATAGATGATCAGAACGATCGAGGGTGGCACCATCGTGCCCAGCGACCCGCCGGCACAAACCACACCGATGGCAAGGTTTTTGTCATATCCCTGACGGAGCATCTGCGGCAGGGCCAGCAGGCCCAGCAGCACGATTTCGCCGCCGATGATGCCACTCATGGCGGCCAGGATCACGGCGACAAAAATCGTCTGGACCGCGACCCCGCCCTTAAGCCGCCCGCCAAACAGGCGCATGGCTTCGAACAGGTCCCTGGCGATGCCGGATCGATCAAGGATCGCCGCCATCATCACGAACATCGGGACCGAGACAAAGACAAAGGATGACACAAACGAATAGACCCGGCTGGTGATCAGCGGCACCGCCATCGGCCCGAACCAGCCAAGGGTGAATATCAGGGCAATCAACAGGGTCACAAATGCCAGCGGCATGCCGGTTATCAAAAAACCAAGCAGCAGCACGAACATCGCAAGCGTGCCATATTCAATGCCAAGGGACTGCAAATCAAACATCGGGATTTATCCTGTTACGCCGGATATAATTGTTTCCATGCCGTGCATGAGCGGACCCGTTCATCGGTGATGCTGCCGGGCAGAATGACGGGGCCAAATTCACACGTAATATGATGTGGCTTTTAAGGTGTTCCGGGATGTTTCGCAGGTCAGTCATGGCCTGTTCCCGTACCGGAATTTGCACCTGCATAATCAGGTTTTGCGCGCATATAATTGATCGTCAGAATGACAAACTGGATCGTCA is part of the Thalassospira lucentensis genome and harbors:
- a CDS encoding TRAP transporter large permease subunit — protein: MFDLQSLGIEYGTLAMFVLLLGFLITGMPLAFVTLLIALIFTLGWFGPMAVPLITSRVYSFVSSFVFVSVPMFVMMAAILDRSGIARDLFEAMRLFGGRLKGGVAVQTIFVAVILAAMSGIIGGEIVLLGLLALPQMLRQGYDKNLAIGVVCAGGSLGTMVPPSIVLIIYGLTANVSIGDLFTASFIPGFMLAGFYVAYVLFRSYTGDNIAPPPRTEKIPTEEKIRLLKGLFLPILVVICVLGSIYGGIASVTEASAVGVAGVVASTIVRREFSLSMLKAASLQTLSTCGMIVWIGIGASALVGVFNLMGGIKFVSALITGISDDPTIIILFMMLILFVLGMFLDWVGIALLTMPIFVPIIKQLGYDPVWFGVLFAMNMQVSFLSPPFGPAAFYLKSVAPPDITLGTIFKALVPFICLQVLAVALLIIFPGITGR